The window TGTTTCTTTCACCTTAAAAAAAGGCGAAATTCTCGGCCTGGGCGGATTGGTAGGCGCAGGGCGCACAGAAACGGTACGCGCCATTTTTGGGGCCGATGCAATAAATGCGGGCGAGGTCAGCATCGGCGGAAAGCCGGTGCATATCAAAAATCCCAAAGAGGCAATTAAATACAGAATCGGTCTTATACCGGAGGATCGCAAACGCCACGGGGTATTGCTTGGGCTTTCGGTAAAAAACAATATAACCTTTGCCTGTCTGCCGAATTTGTCTCCCCGTCAATGGGTGGACAACCGGAAAGAGGATGCCATGGTGGGGGAAGAAATAGACAAGCTTCGTATCAAGACGCCAACAGTGCAGCAGCTGGTGAAAAATCTTTCCGGCGGGAATCAGCAGAAAGTAGTACTGGCAAAGTGGCTTGCCACTAAATGCGATGTACTTATCTTTGATGAACCTACCCGGGGGATTGATGTGGGGGCCAAACAGGAAATCTACAAACTGATGCGGGCCCTGGCCGAAGAAGGAAAGTCCATCATTATGATATCTTCGGAAATGCCGGAACTTTTAGGCATGAGCGACCGCATTGTGGTTATGCATGAAGGGCGTATTGTCGGTGAACTTGATGCAAAACAGGCTACGCAGGATGCGGTGCTTACCATGGCGTCCAACTTATAAAGGGGTATACAGTGAAAACAAAAGGTCTTGATTTTCGGGGAATGCTGATAAAATACGGAATCTATTTCGTATTGGTAGCCCTGTTTATCCTGTTTGCGGCTCTAAAGCCCAGGGCTTTTTTATCATCGGAAAACATTTTCAATATTTTACGGCAGGTGTCGGTGGTCGGTATTGCCTCTGCCGGTATGACCTGTGTGATGCTTACTGCGGGAATTGATCTTTCGGTGGGGGCGGTTATCGGCATCGTGGGGGTTATAACCGCCCTGTTTATTTCCCCGGAAAAAGGCTGGGGCCTGGGGCTGCCCCTGGGACTTACGGCGGGCATGGTCTGCGGCCTTATTCTGGGGTTTGTAAACGGATTCATTGTGACCAAACTGAAAATGTTCCCCATGATCGCCACTCTGGGAACCATGACTTCCATTCGGGGCGCAGCGTATCTTATCACCGGGGGCAAGCCTATATTCGGGTTTCCCAAGGGGTTCAGCGTCATAGGCCAGGGCTACATCTGGGTTATCCCCATACCGGTGATCATTATGATCATCATGTTTTTCATCACGTATATTTTGCTGAATAAATTGAGGATAGGCCGGTATATCTACGGCGTTGGCGGCAATGAAGAAGCTTCCCGCCTTTCCGGCGTTGATGTCCAAAAAATCAAGTATTTCGTCTATGCCTTTAGCGGCCTCTGCTGCGCCATTGCCGGAATTGTGCTGCTCTCCCGGACAAACAGCGGGACGCCAAAAGCCGGAACCAGTTATGAAATGAGTATTATTACTGCGGTAGTCCTGGGAGGCGTAAGCATTAACGGAGGCGAGGGAAAGATCACCGGGGTGATAGCCGGGGTACTGATTATGGGTGTTTTGGCCAATGGTATGATTATCGTGGGCCTGAGCGATTATGTACAGCAGGTTATACAGGGTTTGGTACTGATCGCTGCTGTCGCGTTTGATGTGTATGCAAAACAGATCAAGCAACTGGTTTCCCAGGCTGATACCGCAGCCGCAGTATGAATGATGTATTTGCCAGGGTCGGCGGATGGCCTGTGGAAATAGAATGCAAGCCTGACATGGAAAAGAGCCTTGAACGGATCTATGCATGGTATGCAGGGGAAGTGCTCGATCGTCCGCCGGTCCGGTTTTCGCGGCACAACGCGGAATATGAAATTGCCGACAGCTCCGGGAAAAAATGGCCTTCCCTGAAGGACCGCTGGTTTGACGCGGAGTATCAGCTTGAAAAATTTCTCGCCGGGCTGCGGACAAAAAAATTTCTCGCCGAAACTTTTCCGGTATATTGGCCGAACCTTGGCCCCAATGTTTTTGCCGCCAGTTTTGGCTGCCCCTATATTTTTGGGGAAGTTACTGCCTGGGCAGAGCCGGTATTGGAAGAGCTCCCCGCAGTAAACGCCATGCCTGCCCTTGACTGGCAATGCGAATATGTAACAAAGCTGGATCAACTCACCGATATGGCCCTGGAGCAGTCGCCGGGCCGGTTCCTGGTGGGCTATACAGATATTCACCCGGGGCTCGACTGGTGCACCGCCCTGCGGGGAACGGAAGCCTTATTGATGGATCTCTACGACGATCCTGGTGCTGTGCACGCCCTGTGCGGTTCCTGCATGAAGGACTTCTTCAGCTTTTATGATCATTTTGACGCCAAAATCAAAAACCAAAAACAGCTCTCGATTACCTGGATGAATATACCTTCCTATGGAAAAATGCATATTCCCAGCTGCGATTTTTCGGCCATGATCTCCGATGAGCAGTTTGAAGAATTTGCCATGCCGGGGCTGATAAAAGAATGCGAATACATGGATCACAATATTTTTCACATGGACGGCAAAGGGGTAGCCCGTCATTTGGACAACATACTGACCCTTCCCAAATTGCAGGGGATTCAATGGGTTCAGGGCATGGGGGAAGATCTGCCCATACTGCAGTGGATTCCCATGATAAAAAAGATACAGGCCGCAGGAAAAGGCGTGGTGGTGGATCTTACCCTGGATGAACTGGAATCTTTTATTTCGGAGGTGCCGGCCAAGGGGATATACCTCTGTATCGCCACCGGCAGTGTTGAAGAAGAACGGGCCGTATTAAAACGGCTGGAAAGGTGGTAATTTTTTTTGGACTTGAAAACACCGGTCTTAATGTCGTGAAATGAACCACGTAAAATGAAACCAGCTTGACATTCAGATAAAAATCAAATAGCTTCTCTGACAAGGATACATCCATTAAGTCAAAGCAGCTTCTTTTGCTAATCTCCGGTTCCCTTATCCTCCTCCTCATGGGCCTTCTCTACGGCTGGTCAATTATAGCCCTGCCTTTGGAAAGGGAATTTGCCTGGACCAGGGACAAAACTTCCCTCATTTTTGTTGCGGTAATGGTTTTTTTTACATCAGGGGTGCTGGCTGGAGGCCCGGTTTCAAAGCGCTTTTCGCCCGGGGTCTGTATACGCATCTCGGGGTTTTTGATATTTGCGGGCTTTGTGCTGGCCTCAAGGGTGGACAGCGTGTGGGGCATGTGCCTGAGTTACGGATTTTTGTGCGGACTCGGGATAGGCATCACCTATAATGTGGTTCTCACTGCAACGCTTTTCTGGTTCCCCGGAAAGACGGGCCTTGCTTCGGGTTTTCTTTTGGGCGGCTTCGGGCTGGGAAGCTTTGCCCTGGGGCCCGCCGTGTCGGCCCTTATCAATAGCAGCATGGGGTGGCGGCGGGGTTTTTTGATCATCGGCGCAGTCTTTCTGGTCCTGGTTTTTGTCGAATCTTTCATTATCTGTAAACCCAAAGAGGGAGAAATCGAACAGGAAAGCCATGACAGCGGTGAAGGGGGGAAAAACCCGGTGGAAAGAAACTCATCCCCCGGGGAGATGCTGGGCTCTCCGTTTTTCAGGCGTATGTATCTTTGGGGAACAGTGTTGAGTTCCTGCACCGTGGGTATCCTCGGCATAGGGGCGCTTTTTGCTTCTGACATGGGAGCGGGATATACTCTGGCGGCGGTGATGTCGGGCTTTCTCAGCATAGGGAATGGGGGAGGGCGTATTGCCTTCGGCCTTGTATATGACAGATTCGGCAGAAAATTTTCCATGCGCACCGGAGCTCTATTTTTTCTCTCCGGCGTCACCTTGCTTATAATAAGTCATTTTACTGCAAATCTTTTGCTGGTTGGCCTGGGTTATTTTTTTGCCGGCCTTTGCTGCGGGGCTTTGCCGCCCATTTATTCCTGTACCTGCAGAAAATATTTCGGTCCCCGTTATTTCAGCTGGAATATAGGGCTGTTCAACAGTACGAATATCCCTGCTGTGCTTATTGGGAATTTTGCCGCAGGCATTTTGCGATCCAAAACCGGATCATATCTGCCCGTATTTGGGGTGATGGCGATTTTCTCCATCCTTGCTTTTGGCATTGAATTTGCCATGGGGAAGGCTGAGAAAAATATTCCCGGTTCGGGCTCTTGCTAGAAACGCTTCTAGTGCAGCGCAGCTTTTAAAAAGGCTTTATAAAACCGCTCTGCCTTTTCAATCTCTGCCTTTTCGATAAATTCGTTGACCACATGGGCCTGCTCTATGCTCCCCGGCCCTATAATGACGGCGTCTGCTCCTGCGGCGGTAAAGAAGGTTTGTTCGCAAGAAGCAGGAAAACAGGCGATTTTACAGTCTTCGCCGAAACAATCACGGTAGACATTCCCTGCAAGCTTTACCAATTCAGCATCACTGCTGATCTCCCCAGAGCCCATGGAATGATAGTTTTCGAGGGTATAGCCGAATTCGGGGTGGGCAATTTTGAGCCCATCCAGAACCGCGCGAATTTCCCTCTCAGCAGTTTCAGGGCTTTCGCCGGGTATGAGTCGGCGGTCCGCTCTGAGAGTGCAGACACCGGGTATGATGTTGTCCTTTTCGCCGCCTTGTATAACAGTGGATGCAAAAGTAGGGTTGGGGAGGAGGGGATGTTTTCTGGTCTTGAGGAGGGCGGCGTATTCTTTGAGGGCCAAAATACCCAGGGCCGCATTTTCTATGGCGTTGACACCCAATTCCGGGAGGCCCCCATGGCAGCTTTTCCCTTCAAAACGGATGAGAAAGTGGACCAGGCCCCGGTGGGCGATGTGGAGTTCCATGCATGTCGGCTCCCCGATGATCACAAAATCCGCGTCTTTGGTGAATTCCAGGGTCTTCATAGTACCTACATTGAAAAGTTCCTCGTCAGCCACGAGGTTGAGCATGATTTCGCCGTTAAAGGGCTGATCCGCCATGGTTGCGGCGGCGGCGATCATGGCCGCGACGCCTCCCTTCATATCCGCTGCGCCCCTGGCATAGATGCGGCTGCCTTTTTCCACAGCTTCGAAGGGATTGGTGTCCCATTCCGAGCCCACAGGAACTACGTCAAGGTGGCCATTAAAGACTATTTTTTTGCCTTTTCCCTTGCGGATCGAGGCAATCACACTGCTCCGCTTTTCGCTGTGGTTTACAAGGCGGGTCTCAAAGCCGCAGGATTCAAGCCAGGAAGCTGCCCATTTGGCGCATTCAGCCTCATTGCCTGGGGGATTGGAGGTATCGAAGGAGATGAGCTTCTTCAATAGGCTAAAAGTATCGGGAACCGGTACGGGGCTATGCAATTCGCTTTCCTTTCCTTTTCCTTATGGAATCATCCTATACTTCAAAATAAATTTCATCCAGCCCTTGTAAAAACCTTTGCTAAATGATAAATTATAGTATAAGGGGAATTTCTATGGCTGATTCAAATCAATTGGTTACCTTTCAGCTTGGTGAAGAGCTTTACGGCATAAATATCATGGATGTCAAAGAGATTGTGCGGGTACAAGCTATACGCGCCATCCCCAATGCTCCTGTATATGTGGAGGGCATTTTTAATCTCCGCAGCGAAATAATCCCGATCATCAACCTTCACAAGCGCTTTCATCTTAAAAAGACAGCTGCTTCCGAGGAAGACGAGCTTTTGTCGGGCTTTATCATCCTTGACATAGATGGCATGAAGCTGGGGGTCATTATCGACCGGGTTTCCCGGGTGGTAACCATTGAAAGGGAAGAAATTCAGCCACCGCCCCAGATGGTTTCGGGTATTGGGGCGGAGTATATCCAGGGGGTAGTGCGCCAGGAAAAAGGCTACCTTATCATCCTCGATATACGGGATCTTTTTAATCCCAAGGAACTGCAGAAGATATCCGAACTGAGAAGATAGATCCCTTACGGGTTCCCCGCTGGAGTGTTGCATGAAGATAGAAGTCTACTCCCCGACCATCAGGCGGAAGGAAATGGATGCGGTGCTGACCGCTATGGTGGAGGACAAAATAGGCCCCGGGGAGCAGGGCAAACTCCTCTCTCAAATAGCCCGGGAAAAGCTCAAATTCGATTATTGCCTCCCCCTGCGCAGTCCTGCCATGGCCCTCCATTTTGCCCTCAAAGCCCTCGGTATTGAGGATGGCAAAGCAGTGGCGGTTTCTGCCCTTTCGCCCAGGTATTACGCCCAGGTCCTCGAGGATCTGCGCCTCAAGCCGCTCTATTGCGACGTGCTCCCTTCCGCATCTTTTATGGGAAGGGAAACCATTGAAAAAGCCATAGCGGCCAAACCAGAAGGCCTTGATGTGCGGGCCGTCGTTCTGCACCATACTTTGGGCTACGCCCCTGATACCGCGTCTATTGCAGAATTGGGGCTTCCGGTAATCGAGGACAATTCCCAAAGTTATGGCACTGTGACAGCCGAAGTCCCTGCGGGCAGTACCGGCGTCTTTACGATTATGGGCCTGGAAGAGCGTGATATGCTCACTGCGGGCAGCGGGGCCCTGCTCTATGCTGCCAGCAGGCGGGACGCTTCGGTGCTGAGGAATTATGCGGAGCTGGCGCCCGAGTTCGGCCTTCCGGACATGAATGCCGCCATGGGGGTGGTGCAGTTCAGGGAATCTGCCAAGAACCTTGAAAAACGGCGGGAAATTGCCCGGATTTATACCCAATCCGCCCTGCGTACCAGGCACAAGCGTTTTGTCCAGGGCGATAATTCAGAGTACAACAATTACGCATTTCCCCTCATCCTCGAGACAGGCATGAAGGATGTGAAGGCCTATGCCAAACGCAAGGATATTGCGGTAGAAAGCGCTTTTGACAATACCCTCATTGCTCTGGTTCCTCCTGAAGCATGCCAGGAAGCGTATTCGCTTTCCCTGCGTACTGCCCTCTTTCCTCTCCATCCCAGGCTTACTGCCTCGGAAATAGAGAAAGTCTCCAAGCTCATTTTGACTTTGCCGTAGGCGCGCGATGGCTAAGGCTATACTGTTTGTCAATCAGAAAAAAGAACGCGCCAAGTCTTTGGCTGTCGAGATTTTGAAGGATCTTGAAAGCAGGGGCATGGAGGCGGAAAGCTTCAACTTCGAAAAAAAGTCCGAGCCTGTAAACCGCGATGACTACAGCATAGCCTTTAGCCTTGGGGGAGACGGCACGGTGCTTTACACAGCCCGGACCATGGCTCCCCTGGGGGTCCCGGTTTTCCCCATCAATTTGGGGACCCTGGGTTTTATCTCCGGGGTGCGTCCCGAAAACTGGAAAAGCGTTTTTGAAGCGTATCTTTCGGGCAAGGCAAAGCTTTCCCGGCGGCTTATGCTTGAAGCAAAGCTTTCCCGGCGGGGCAGTGTAGTGTTTTCGAGCTGCTGCCTCAATGATTTTGTCATATCGGCTTCGGGCATTGCCAAGATCATAAACTTGAGCGTTTCTGCCGGCCATGAAGAGGGTGCGGAATTCGCGCCTTTGGGCCGCTACCGCGCAGACGGGCTTATCGTGGCGACTCCCACGGGCTCCACAGCCTATTCGGTCGCGGCAGGGGGCCCCATTGTTGATCCTGAGCTTGAAGCCCTCATATTAAATCCCATCTGCCCCTTTGCCCTTTCCGGGCGCCCCATGGTGCTGCCCTCGGGGGAGCCGCTTCTTATCGAAGTGGAGCAGGAGCAGCGGAGCGGGGTGCTGCTTACGGTGGATGGCCAGGTCACAGAACACCTCGAGCCTGGGGACAAGATTTTTATTTCCCCTTCCACAACCCCTGTAACCCTTATCGCTTCGGGCCGCACGGTTTTTTACGAAGCCCTTAAAACCAAACTTTCGTGGATGGGGGGGTGAGTTATGCTTGAGGAACTCAGCGTCAGGAATTTTGCCCTCGTTGACAGCCTTACCCTCGGTTTTGAAAATGGCTTCTCGGTACTCACCGGCGAGACCGGCGCAGGCAAATCCATCATTGTGGGCAGCATTAGTTTTTTGCTCGGGGCAAAGGCCGATGCCGAGGTGATACGCTCAGGCTGTGACGAGGCTGCGGTTTCGGCAGTGGTTACCGTCGCCCCCCAAAACAGGGACGCTTTGGGCTGGCTTGCCTCAAGGGATATAGCGGCCGACGACGGCAGCGTCATTGTGCGGCGCGCAGTAAAATCTTCGGGAAGAAGTTCCATCTATATACAGAATGTCCCGGTAACGAGGGGCGATCTGGCCGAGTTCATGGCCCTGCTGTTTGATCTCCACGGCCAGCATACCCACGAGACCCTGCTGCACAAGGAAACCCATCGCAAGTACCTGGACCGTTTTGCGGGCCTTGAGGACGAAGCCCTGGCTTTCAACAAAGTTTTTATGGAACTCTCCGATAAACGCAAGGCTCTGGAATCTTCGCTCAGTTCAGAGCGGGATCGGGACGCGAGGCTCGAAATCCTCAACTACGGTGTTGACGAGGTGACCAAGGCAAACCCCAAACCCGGCGAAATTAAAGAGCTTGAAACAGAAGCCCAGCGCCTTGGGGATTTTGAGAAACTCAGCCTCCAGGTGAATTCTGCTGCCGAAGCTTTTTTTGACGGCGAGGCTTCCCTTCTAAGCCTTGCGCGGCATACGAGGACAGGCATGGACAATGCAGCTTCCATAGATGCCAGCCTCCAGCCTCTCCTGAAACGCATGGAGGACCTCTTCTATGAAGCCGAGGATCTGGCGGGGGAATTCAGGTCCTACCGCGATTCCCTTAGCTA is drawn from Leadbettera azotonutricia ZAS-9 and contains these coding sequences:
- a CDS encoding ABC transporter permease, with product MKTKGLDFRGMLIKYGIYFVLVALFILFAALKPRAFLSSENIFNILRQVSVVGIASAGMTCVMLTAGIDLSVGAVIGIVGVITALFISPEKGWGLGLPLGLTAGMVCGLILGFVNGFIVTKLKMFPMIATLGTMTSIRGAAYLITGGKPIFGFPKGFSVIGQGYIWVIPIPVIIMIIMFFITYILLNKLRIGRYIYGVGGNEEASRLSGVDVQKIKYFVYAFSGLCCAIAGIVLLSRTNSGTPKAGTSYEMSIITAVVLGGVSINGGEGKITGVIAGVLIMGVLANGMIIVGLSDYVQQVIQGLVLIAAVAFDVYAKQIKQLVSQADTAAAV
- a CDS encoding MFS transporter, whose protein sequence is MLISGSLILLLMGLLYGWSIIALPLEREFAWTRDKTSLIFVAVMVFFTSGVLAGGPVSKRFSPGVCIRISGFLIFAGFVLASRVDSVWGMCLSYGFLCGLGIGITYNVVLTATLFWFPGKTGLASGFLLGGFGLGSFALGPAVSALINSSMGWRRGFLIIGAVFLVLVFVESFIICKPKEGEIEQESHDSGEGGKNPVERNSSPGEMLGSPFFRRMYLWGTVLSSCTVGILGIGALFASDMGAGYTLAAVMSGFLSIGNGGGRIAFGLVYDRFGRKFSMRTGALFFLSGVTLLIISHFTANLLLVGLGYFFAGLCCGALPPIYSCTCRKYFGPRYFSWNIGLFNSTNIPAVLIGNFAAGILRSKTGSYLPVFGVMAIFSILAFGIEFAMGKAEKNIPGSGSC
- a CDS encoding M20 family metallopeptidase, with translation MKKLISFDTSNPPGNEAECAKWAASWLESCGFETRLVNHSEKRSSVIASIRKGKGKKIVFNGHLDVVPVGSEWDTNPFEAVEKGSRIYARGAADMKGGVAAMIAAAATMADQPFNGEIMLNLVADEELFNVGTMKTLEFTKDADFVIIGEPTCMELHIAHRGLVHFLIRFEGKSCHGGLPELGVNAIENAALGILALKEYAALLKTRKHPLLPNPTFASTVIQGGEKDNIIPGVCTLRADRRLIPGESPETAEREIRAVLDGLKIAHPEFGYTLENYHSMGSGEISSDAELVKLAGNVYRDCFGEDCKIACFPASCEQTFFTAAGADAVIIGPGSIEQAHVVNEFIEKAEIEKAERFYKAFLKAALH
- a CDS encoding chemotaxis protein CheW, whose translation is MADSNQLVTFQLGEELYGINIMDVKEIVRVQAIRAIPNAPVYVEGIFNLRSEIIPIINLHKRFHLKKTAASEEDELLSGFIILDIDGMKLGVIIDRVSRVVTIEREEIQPPPQMVSGIGAEYIQGVVRQEKGYLIILDIRDLFNPKELQKISELRR
- a CDS encoding DegT/DnrJ/EryC1/StrS family aminotransferase, translated to MKIEVYSPTIRRKEMDAVLTAMVEDKIGPGEQGKLLSQIAREKLKFDYCLPLRSPAMALHFALKALGIEDGKAVAVSALSPRYYAQVLEDLRLKPLYCDVLPSASFMGRETIEKAIAAKPEGLDVRAVVLHHTLGYAPDTASIAELGLPVIEDNSQSYGTVTAEVPAGSTGVFTIMGLEERDMLTAGSGALLYAASRRDASVLRNYAELAPEFGLPDMNAAMGVVQFRESAKNLEKRREIARIYTQSALRTRHKRFVQGDNSEYNNYAFPLILETGMKDVKAYAKRKDIAVESAFDNTLIALVPPEACQEAYSLSLRTALFPLHPRLTASEIEKVSKLILTLP
- a CDS encoding NAD(+)/NADH kinase, which encodes MAKAILFVNQKKERAKSLAVEILKDLESRGMEAESFNFEKKSEPVNRDDYSIAFSLGGDGTVLYTARTMAPLGVPVFPINLGTLGFISGVRPENWKSVFEAYLSGKAKLSRRLMLEAKLSRRGSVVFSSCCLNDFVISASGIAKIINLSVSAGHEEGAEFAPLGRYRADGLIVATPTGSTAYSVAAGGPIVDPELEALILNPICPFALSGRPMVLPSGEPLLIEVEQEQRSGVLLTVDGQVTEHLEPGDKIFISPSTTPVTLIASGRTVFYEALKTKLSWMGG
- the recN gene encoding DNA repair protein RecN codes for the protein MLEELSVRNFALVDSLTLGFENGFSVLTGETGAGKSIIVGSISFLLGAKADAEVIRSGCDEAAVSAVVTVAPQNRDALGWLASRDIAADDGSVIVRRAVKSSGRSSIYIQNVPVTRGDLAEFMALLFDLHGQHTHETLLHKETHRKYLDRFAGLEDEALAFNKVFMELSDKRKALESSLSSERDRDARLEILNYGVDEVTKANPKPGEIKELETEAQRLGDFEKLSLQVNSAAEAFFDGEASLLSLARHTRTGMDNAASIDASLQPLLKRMEDLFYEAEDLAGEFRSYRDSLSYDPQRLEEVEDRLALLHKLKKKYVPSGARENAGAEESLLTWKTEAEAEIEALTGAEENRDKLRGEISALEKSIASRASALSAKRIEGAKKLGRGISSILSRLGMPNAKFEASVTAKMSERASLLCGPWGADDVEFLISANAGEPLKELARIASGGELSRVMLAIKTVLAGEAKGEAASDANAETLIFDEIDTGIGGEVALSVGEYLAQIGKGKQIFCVTHLASIAVRADNHLKVEKRVIAGEGGGRTVTGVSLLKPGERRQEIARMLAGEGGAAALAHADELLAKYGRS